One genomic segment of Oenanthe melanoleuca isolate GR-GAL-2019-014 chromosome 5, OMel1.0, whole genome shotgun sequence includes these proteins:
- the LOC130253934 gene encoding RNA polymerase II elongation factor ELL2-like isoform X2 produces MQKDKGTLGKILQQVANLNLKDNSFSLKEHLFQTLQTDWPGYTEMDRENLKLILASKSAPSQNPTSTSQAPSPGHSETDAPARPVQKRPLASDFTSPVMSKKRRIGHQQFTSHIQPAAEGLSSSWVLPSIASLTQNMSPRVGSISSCTPEVHQNDKFQSSSVPEPARVQMEMPSSKGKKNELGRLKQSHPLDFDEGERKHTSIVSTCSATNIQADYLRKYIAIVSLEQCQHYKDDFNAEYEEYRNLHFQIDKINKNFIQFHEQWKCLIPGSEAHQMLLHQILTEYQQLEQGSPSYSEMKSRCQYLHKKLSHIQSRISEYDKQ; encoded by the exons ATGCAAAAGGACAAGGGTACCCTTGGCAAGATCCTCCAGCAG GTAGCCAACCTGAATCTAAAGGATAATTCCTTCAGTCTGAAGGAACATCTCTTTCAAACCCTTCAGACTGATTGGCCTGGCTACACTGAAATGGATAGGGAGAATTTGAAGTTAATACTTGCTAG CAAATCGGCTCCATCTCAGAaccccaccagcaccagccaAGCGCCCTCTCCAGGACATTCTGAGACAGACGCTCCAGCAAGACCTGTTCAG AAACGGCCCCTGGCTTCTGACTTTACCAGTCCTGTGATGAGCAAGAAGAGGCGAATTGGTCACCAGCAGTTCACCAGTcacatccagccagcagctgaagGTCTCTCTTCCTCCTGGGTGCTGCCTTCCATTGCCAGCCTTACTCAGAACATGTCTCCAAGGGTTGGCTCCAtttcctcctgcacccctgagGTGCACCAGAATGACAAGTTCCAGAGTTCTAGTGTCCCAGAGCCTGCCAGGGTGCAGATGGAGATGCCCAGTtcaaaggggaagaaaaatgaattggGAAGGCTGAAGCAGTCACATCCTTTGGATTTCGATGAAG gagaaagaaaacatactTCCATTGTCTCCACATGCTCTGCAACAAACATCCAAGCAGACTACTTGAG aaAATACATTGCCATAGTCTCCTTGGAGCAATGCCAGCACTACAAGGATGACTTCAATGCAGAGTATGAGGAATACAGGaatttacattttcagattGACAAGATCAACAAGAATTTCATACAGTTTCATGAGCAATGGAAGTGTCTCATTCCAGGCTCTGAAGCCCATCAG atgCTGCTTCATCAAATCCTAACAGAGTATCAGCAGTTAGAACAG GGTAGCCCCAGCTACTCTGAAATGAAGAGCAGGTGCCAGTACCTCCACAAAAAGCTGTCCCATATTCAGAGCAGAATATCTGAATATGACAAGCAATGA
- the LOC130253934 gene encoding RNA polymerase II elongation factor ELL2-like isoform X1, producing MQKDKGTLGKILQQVANLNLKDNSFSLKEHLFQTLQTDWPGYTEMDRENLKLILASKSAPSQNPTSTSQAPSPGHSETDAPARPVQKRPLASDFTSPVMSKKRRIGHQQFTSHIQPAAEGLSSSWVLPSIASLTQNMSPRVGSISSCTPEVHQNDKFQSSSVPEPARVQMEMPSSKGKKNELGRLKQSHPLDFDEGERKHTSIVSTCSATNIQADYLRKYNAIVSLEQRQHYKDDFNAEYEEYRNLHFQIAKINKNFIQFHEQWKCLIPGSEAHQMLLHRILTEYQQLQQVCVTPDLQGHGYCLVWLKAFLKQRTSDSKLCRNVCTP from the exons ATGCAAAAGGACAAGGGTACCCTTGGCAAGATCCTCCAGCAG GTAGCCAACCTGAATCTAAAGGATAATTCCTTCAGTCTGAAGGAACATCTCTTTCAAACCCTTCAGACTGATTGGCCTGGCTACACTGAAATGGATAGGGAGAATTTGAAGTTAATACTTGCTAG CAAATCGGCTCCATCTCAGAaccccaccagcaccagccaAGCGCCCTCTCCAGGACATTCTGAGACAGACGCTCCAGCAAGACCTGTTCAG AAACGGCCCCTGGCTTCTGACTTTACCAGTCCTGTGATGAGCAAGAAGAGGCGAATTGGTCACCAGCAGTTCACCAGTcacatccagccagcagctgaagGTCTCTCTTCCTCCTGGGTGCTGCCTTCCATTGCCAGCCTTACTCAGAACATGTCTCCAAGGGTTGGCTCCAtttcctcctgcacccctgagGTGCACCAGAATGACAAGTTCCAGAGTTCTAGTGTCCCAGAGCCTGCCAGGGTGCAGATGGAGATGCCCAGTtcaaaggggaagaaaaatgaattggGAAGGCTGAAGCAGTCACATCCTTTGGATTTCGATGAAG gagaaagaaaacatactTCCATTGTCTCCACATGCTCTGCAACAAACATCCAAGCAGACTACTTGAG aaAATACAATGCCATAGTCTCCTTGGAGCAACGCCAGCACTACAAGGATGACTTCAATGCAGAGTATGAGGAATACAGGaatttacattttcagattGCCAAGATCAACAAGAATTTCATACAGTTTCATGAGCAATGGAAGTGTCTCATTCCAGGCTCTGAAGCCCATCAG ATGCTGCTTCATCGAATCCTAACAGAGTATCAGCAGTTACAACAGGTATGTGTGACACCAGACCTGCAGGGCCATGGTTACTGCCTAGTCTGGCTCAAggcttttttaaagcaaaggaCATCAGATTCTAAACTCTGCAGAAATGTCTGTACGccctaa
- the LOC130253934 gene encoding RNA polymerase II elongation factor ELL2-like isoform X3, with the protein MESCKRTRVPLARSSSSKSAPSQNPTSTSQAPSPGHSETDAPARPVQKRPLASDFTSPVMSKKRRIGHQQFTSHIQPAAEGLSSSWVLPSIASLTQNMSPRVGSISSCTPEVHQNDKFQSSSVPEPARVQMEMPSSKGKKNELGRLKQSHPLDFDEGERKHTSIVSTCSATNIQADYLRKYNAIVSLEQRQHYKDDFNAEYEEYRNLHFQIAKINKNFIQFHEQWKCLIPGSEAHQMLLHRILTEYQQLQQVCVTPDLQGHGYCLVWLKAFLKQRTSDSKLCRNVCTP; encoded by the exons ATGGAGTCATGCAAAAGGACAAGGGTACCCTTGGCAAGATCCTCCAGCAG CAAATCGGCTCCATCTCAGAaccccaccagcaccagccaAGCGCCCTCTCCAGGACATTCTGAGACAGACGCTCCAGCAAGACCTGTTCAG AAACGGCCCCTGGCTTCTGACTTTACCAGTCCTGTGATGAGCAAGAAGAGGCGAATTGGTCACCAGCAGTTCACCAGTcacatccagccagcagctgaagGTCTCTCTTCCTCCTGGGTGCTGCCTTCCATTGCCAGCCTTACTCAGAACATGTCTCCAAGGGTTGGCTCCAtttcctcctgcacccctgagGTGCACCAGAATGACAAGTTCCAGAGTTCTAGTGTCCCAGAGCCTGCCAGGGTGCAGATGGAGATGCCCAGTtcaaaggggaagaaaaatgaattggGAAGGCTGAAGCAGTCACATCCTTTGGATTTCGATGAAG gagaaagaaaacatactTCCATTGTCTCCACATGCTCTGCAACAAACATCCAAGCAGACTACTTGAG aaAATACAATGCCATAGTCTCCTTGGAGCAACGCCAGCACTACAAGGATGACTTCAATGCAGAGTATGAGGAATACAGGaatttacattttcagattGCCAAGATCAACAAGAATTTCATACAGTTTCATGAGCAATGGAAGTGTCTCATTCCAGGCTCTGAAGCCCATCAG ATGCTGCTTCATCGAATCCTAACAGAGTATCAGCAGTTACAACAGGTATGTGTGACACCAGACCTGCAGGGCCATGGTTACTGCCTAGTCTGGCTCAAggcttttttaaagcaaaggaCATCAGATTCTAAACTCTGCAGAAATGTCTGTACGccctaa